Genomic DNA from Pistricoccus aurantiacus:
CTGCGAAGGAACATTCACGCCCACCGCAGGTAAGGAGTTGAAGGGGCTGAAAGGCAAGCGAGGGGTATACGGCAAGGCGGCGGTCACCGGCGACGACGAGGCCGTCGATAGCCTGGCGTTCTGGGCCGGTCACTACGGCGTTCGCCGCGTGTCCGCCGAGGGCGCAACGGTAGAGTTCGTGCCCCCGGATCTTGTCCTCGACCCAAGTGGCTCGGTGGACTACGACGGACCTGTCAGCGCAAGCTTCGCGAACAATATCCTGTCCTGGGAGAGCGGAGCGAACTCCGCCAATACCAGCAAGGGGCGGATCAAGTTTGCCCTGGATGCCTACGGCAACAAGACGTTTCGGGGCGCCATCGTCGCTGATGCGCAGGCCGGCACCGCCACGGATATCCCAATCAATGCCATCGGCGGGCGCTACGAGGATTTCCCGCAGTCGAGCGATCTCGAGATTCTGACCGCCGTCTGTCAGGCCGGCGTCATCGGCTCGACCTATACGCAAACCCTTGTCGCCAGCGGCGGCACCGCACCCTACACCTGGCAGACCCAGAGTCAATTGCCGAAAGGCCTGGCGCTAAGCAAGGATGCCATCACCGGGACGCCGACGGAGGACGGCGCCTTCAGCCTGACGATCCAGGTTGACGATGCCAAGGGCGCCACGGCCAAGCGTTCCATGGGTCTTTCGATTGCCGCGAACCGCTCACCCGTCAATGTTGCCTCGGTATCGATGAACGTGGTGGCGGTTGCAACGGCATTCGCCTCGGCGATGCTCTTTCACAAACTCAAGCGTCGGCAGCAGAAGAAGGATGCGCAATCCAAGGCGGAGGCCGCCGCCGATGCCAGGCGCAGCGACGCCCGCCGAAACGACGACCCGGATAACATTGCACTCGACGACATGACCCAGTCAGCGAACGCGCAGTCGTCATTGCATGAAGTGGCACGCCAGGCCGATGAACGCAGCAAAGCGGCCGCGAAAGAGGTTTCCAGGCAGGAGCGCCGGCGGCGCAAGGCGAAAGCAAACAAGGACGCCGCCGAAGCCGCCCAGAAGAATCACGAGGCCGCCCGTGATGCCGCGACCGATGAGACAACCAGGGATGCGGAACAGGCGAAAGCAGACGCAGAGGCCGAAAAGGCGAACGAAGCGGAACAGCAGATGGAAGACGCGGGGCGCGCCAGGGACGCGGAGAGCGAGGAAAGTCGCTCCAACGAGGAAGCCGCCGACTCCGCCCACGCAGTGGAAGTCGTGTGAGCAAAGCTCCTAGCCTAGCGTGCCTTACCGACATTACCCGTTGCAAAGCCGCAATCTTGAAGTGACGGCGCGACAAGCCGCATACTGTTACAGCGATTGTACATCAAACTCGACCTTGATCAAGAAAAGAGAGCTTTATGAAACTACTGACGTCCACCCTCGCCGGCGTGACTCTGCTGGGCACCGCCACCCTGACCCAGGCGGCGGATAATCCCTTGAGCGTGCACGTGCTCAATATCCAGAACGGCAAGCCCACCGGCGGCGTCGAAGTGATTCTGGAGAAGAAGATCGACAGCGGCTGGGAAACACTCAACCAGGCCACTACCGAAGAGGATTCCGGACGCATCAGCGCGCTGTTTCCGGAAGATAAAGAGTTCACCGAAGGCGTCTATCGCGTGACCTTCGAGACCGGCGACTACTTCGACGCCCAGGGCACCGATACCTTCTTCCCGGAAATCCCGGTGCCCTTCAAGGTCGAGAGCACTGACCAGCACTACCACATCCCGCTGCTGCTGAGCCCCTACGGCTACTTCACCTATCGCGGTAACTAAAACCATTGAATGAGGCAGCAAGGAGCAGAAGGTATCCTTGTCGCCATATCGTCCAATACGCATCTACCACTGCAGTGCCAATCGATTCCCGTTGACTCTACTCCTTCCTTACATCAATGTAAGGAAAAGACAGCTGGAAGGAGCAGGTCTCAATGGTAACAGCAACAGTGACAACAAAAGGGCAAGTGACGATACCCGCGCAAGTCCGCGCCACCCTCGGCTTGAGTGCGGGAGATCGCGTGGAATTCGTTCCCATCGGAGAAGGCAAGTACGCCATCATGGCGGCAACGTACTCGGTCAAGGATTTGAAGGGCATGATCCGCAAGCCGCGCGCGCCGGTCAGCGTGGAAGACATGAACGCCGCTATCGCCTCACAGGGCGCTAAAGCGCGATGATCGGGCTGGATACCAACGTGCTGGTGCGTTATATCGCCCAAGATGACGCCAAACAATCCGCAAAAGCGAGTCAACTGATAGAATCATTGACCACGACGGCTCCCGGCTTTATCGTCATGGTATCCGTCGTCGAAGTCGTCTGGGTGCTCCAATCCTGCTACCAGGCCACGAAATCGGAGATTATCACGGTACTGGAAACACTGCTTCGAACGAAAGAGTTGATCGTCGAGCATGCTGACTTAATCTGGCAAGCTCTGCGGCACTTCGCGCAGTCCAAGGCTGACTTCGCTGACTGCCTTATCGAGCGTAGCGCTCACGACGCAGGCTGTGAGTACACTGTCACCTTTGATAGCAAGGCCGCCCGGACAGCGGGCATGCGGGAGCTGAAATAACTGGTTGAAGAAACGAACCGCCCTGCTAAAGGAGCGGCTGCTGCGCTACGTAGAGATGCCGCCGCCGTCGATGTTGAAGTGCTCATCGGGGATGTTCAGGGCATTCAGGCAAATCCCAGCCGGAAGCGACATAGCGCTTGTCCGAGTCCTGAGTAATCACCATGCGGTGCGGACGCTCATCGAACTTGATATAGAGGCTGCCATCCGGCGCCGGCTGCGCCATCGCCCCCAGCACCTGCTCGGCGTACTCCCGCCACTCGTCAAGCTCGTCGGTCTGCGCCACCACGTAGGCAAGACTGCAAATATCCATTACTTATCCCCCGAAGGTACGATTCATGGCACCGATTATCGAAAGGGGGATGGCAAGCATCATCGTCCATAGAGACTAAGGGGGCGAGGCGGGTGGCGCGGATGACGAGCGGTGACAAGTAACGTGGCATGATAAACTAATAACAGGGCATACAAACTAATTACGAGCAATCTCTTATGAGAACAATATGCTAGGGAGTATATAAATGTTTCAAGGTGAGATTAGGGAAAGTCAAATCAACGATCTATTTGAAAAAGTCAGAAATCGTAATTATGGCAAGTATCTCTTAAGAATTGTTATCGACAAAGCTAGAGCAATTTCAAACAAGTCTATAGACTTTGAATTTCCAATTACAGCTATAGTTGGACCTAATGGAGGAGGAAAGACTACTATTGCTGGTGCAGCAGCTATTTTATACAAAGAAATAGCTCCTGCCCTTTTTTTCGCAAAAAGTGGAAAATATGATTCGAGCATGCTGAACTGGAAAATTGAGTACGAAGCTATAGATAAAAATATAAGAACGAACGATACAGTTAGAAGATCTGCGAAATATCACAACTTAAAATGGGCTCGCAATACTCTAGATGTCGGGGCCCGTGTGATTAATTACACGTTTCCAAAATAAATCGGGGCGCTCTTGCTGCCACTGCTTCATGGCCTCGATCGGTGTCCGATGATGCAAGGCCTTCTGGTGGATATGGTGATTGTACAGCCAGTTGTAGCGTTTGAGCGTCGCCTCCAAGTCGTCACGCGAGTCGAATCGGTGCGTGTTCAGGACATCGCTTATCCTGCCGTTAAACCGTTCCACCATACCGTTTGTTTGCGGCCGATACGGGGGAATGAGGCGATGATCAATCCCCTGCCGGGCACAGAACTGATCTACGCGGTGCCTGCCGGTGGGCTGGCGTTCGCCGCCGGCGGCAAAGCGGTCGGTAAAGGTCTTGCCGTTGTCAGTCAGCAGCGTCTTGATCTCGAACGGTGCACGCTCACGCACATGCTGCAAGAAGGCCTCAGCATCCTTGGCCGATTGACGATGACGTATCTCCAGATAGACCCAACGCGTCGCCCGATCGATGGCGACGAAAAGATAGCGTTTGCGCTCTTCGTCAGGCATCTGCGGCAGGTATTTGACGTCGACATGCACATAGCCCGGCTCATAGTCCTTGAACGGCTTGTGTGGCGGTTTCTGGGCGGCTTTTTCCTGCTTGTACAACGTGGCAAGGCTCGGTAGACCTCGACGTTTCATCAGTCGTTCAAGGGCAGAGCGAGACAGGCTGGGATGCAGAAACTCCCTCGCCACCTTCAGCAAATCGTCGACGCTCAGGCGCAGGTATTCGCGCAATGCCACGACAATCTCTTCTTGAATCGGCGACAAAGTCGTGAGCAGGTTGTGTCGGGTATGGGAGCGATCCTGTTGCGTCGTGCGATGACGCCACCGGGCGATGGTGGGACAGGACACACGATAGCGTCGTGCTAATTCACTATCGCTAGTCGACGCTGGGGCTTGTTGGATTTCCTGGCGGATGCGTGGCGTGGTGGTCGCCGTCTTATGCAGTTTGATATCCATCTCGTTGCTCCTGGAT
This window encodes:
- a CDS encoding IS481 family transposase, whose product is MDIKLHKTATTTPRIRQEIQQAPASTSDSELARRYRVSCPTIARWRHRTTQQDRSHTRHNLLTTLSPIQEEIVVALREYLRLSVDDLLKVAREFLHPSLSRSALERLMKRRGLPSLATLYKQEKAAQKPPHKPFKDYEPGYVHVDVKYLPQMPDEERKRYLFVAIDRATRWVYLEIRHRQSAKDAEAFLQHVRERAPFEIKTLLTDNGKTFTDRFAAGGERQPTGRHRVDQFCARQGIDHRLIPPYRPQTNGMVERFNGRISDVLNTHRFDSRDDLEATLKRYNWLYNHHIHQKALHHRTPIEAMKQWQQERPDLFWKRVINHTGPDI
- a CDS encoding PIN domain-containing protein, with product MIGLDTNVLVRYIAQDDAKQSAKASQLIESLTTTAPGFIVMVSVVEVVWVLQSCYQATKSEIITVLETLLRTKELIVEHADLIWQALRHFAQSKADFADCLIERSAHDAGCEYTVTFDSKAARTAGMRELK
- the uraH gene encoding hydroxyisourate hydrolase; translated protein: MKLLTSTLAGVTLLGTATLTQAADNPLSVHVLNIQNGKPTGGVEVILEKKIDSGWETLNQATTEEDSGRISALFPEDKEFTEGVYRVTFETGDYFDAQGTDTFFPEIPVPFKVESTDQHYHIPLLLSPYGYFTYRGN
- a CDS encoding ATP-binding protein, whose amino-acid sequence is MFQGEIRESQINDLFEKVRNRNYGKYLLRIVIDKARAISNKSIDFEFPITAIVGPNGGGKTTIAGAAAILYKEIAPALFFAKSGKYDSSMLNWKIEYEAIDKNIRTNDTVRRSAKYHNLKWARNTLDVGARVINYTFPK
- a CDS encoding AbrB/MazE/SpoVT family DNA-binding domain-containing protein produces the protein MVTATVTTKGQVTIPAQVRATLGLSAGDRVEFVPIGEGKYAIMAATYSVKDLKGMIRKPRAPVSVEDMNAAIASQGAKAR
- a CDS encoding putative Ig domain-containing protein translates to MTDKKTEAQRFWEAITLDPILADDFYKLGVSLVPSTTPLDDADAFLFQHGYLTDTATLIEVYEELLDTSLIPWFGVYSLYTADDDERHVLEVRKAGVWFDAAPIHRYTIKDATLGWDTTGTAPANESKGELTFRNVGLEATDPAVYFGPICEGTFTPTAGKELKGLKGKRGVYGKAAVTGDDEAVDSLAFWAGHYGVRRVSAEGATVEFVPPDLVLDPSGSVDYDGPVSASFANNILSWESGANSANTSKGRIKFALDAYGNKTFRGAIVADAQAGTATDIPINAIGGRYEDFPQSSDLEILTAVCQAGVIGSTYTQTLVASGGTAPYTWQTQSQLPKGLALSKDAITGTPTEDGAFSLTIQVDDAKGATAKRSMGLSIAANRSPVNVASVSMNVVAVATAFASAMLFHKLKRRQQKKDAQSKAEAAADARRSDARRNDDPDNIALDDMTQSANAQSSLHEVARQADERSKAAAKEVSRQERRRRKAKANKDAAEAAQKNHEAARDAATDETTRDAEQAKADAEAEKANEAEQQMEDAGRARDAESEESRSNEEAADSAHAVEVV